From a single Chlorocebus sabaeus isolate Y175 chromosome X, mChlSab1.0.hap1, whole genome shotgun sequence genomic region:
- the LOC103232654 gene encoding large ribosomal subunit protein uL2 — MGRVIRGQRKGAGSVFRAHVKHRKGAARLRAVDFAERHGYIKGIVKDIIHDPGRGAPLAKVVFRDPYRFKKRTELFIAAEGIHTGQFVYCGKKAQLNIGNVLPVGTMPEGTIVCCLEEKPGDRGKLARASGNYATVISHNPETKKTRVKLPSGSKKVISSANRAVVGVVAGGGRIDKPILKAGRAYHKYKAKRNCWPRVRGVAMNPVEHPFGGGNHQHIGKPSTIRRDAPAGRKVGLIAARRTGRLRGTKTVQEKEN; from the coding sequence ATGGGCCGTGTGATCCGTGGACAGAGGAAGGGCGCCGGATCTGTGTTTCGCGCGCACGTGAAGCACCGTAAGGGCGCTGCGCGCCTGCGCGCCGTGGATTTCGCCGAGCGGCACGGCTACATCAAGGGCATCGTGAAGGACATCATCCACGACCCGGGCCGCGGCGCGCCGCTCGCCAAGGTGGTCTTCCGGGATCCGTACCGGTTTAAGAAGCGGACGGAGCTGTTCATTGCCGCTGAGGGCATTCACACGGGACAGTTTGTGTATTGCGGCAAGAAGGCCCAGCTCAACATTGGCAATGTGCTCCCTGTGGGCACCATGCCTGAGGGTACGATCGTGTGCTGCCTGGAGGAGAAGCCTGGAGACCGTGGCAAGCTGGCCCGGGCATCAGGGAACTATGCCACCGTTATCTCCCACAACCCTGAGACCAAGAAGACCCGTGTGAAGCTGCCCTCCGGCTCCAAGAAGGTTATCTCCTCAGCCAACAGAGCTGTGGTTGGTGTGGTGGCTGGAGGTGGCCGAATTGACAAACCCATCTTGAAGGCTGGCCGGGCCTACCACAAATATAAGGCAAAGAGGAACTGCTGGCCACGAGTACGGGGTGTGGCCATGAATCCTGTGGAGCATCCTTTTGGCGGTGGCAACCACCAGCACATCGGCAAGCCCTCTACCATCCGCAGAGATGCCCCTGCTGGCCGCAAAGTGGGTCTCATTGCTGCCCGCCGGACTGGACGTCTCCGGGGAACCAAGACTGTGCAGGAGAAAGAGAACTAG